TCCGGAGGTGATAGTTTACGGATGTACGAGTGCCAGCTTCCTAGAGGGGCTAGGCAACGAAGCCAAGCTAGCCGACCGCATCACGATGTTGACCGGAATTCCCGCTGTCACCACTTCAACAGCCGTCATCGAAGCCTTGAAGGCCGTTCGGGCGACCAGAGTATTCATGCTCACTCCCTATCCGGATCTAATCAACAAGGAAGAGGCCCTCTTTCTGCAGCACTATGGCTTCGGCGTGGAGGCCGTCGATTCCTTCTTTTGCGCAGATGGACGACAGATCCTGACCATCTCGTCGGCGGACGTTGCCTCCAAGGTGCTCTCAAGCCGTGAGGTCATTTCAAGGTGTGACGCCGTGTTTGTCAGTTGCACCAATTTGCTGGTGATGGATCAAATCGACCGATTGGAAAG
This is a stretch of genomic DNA from Bradyrhizobium sp. CCBAU 53338. It encodes these proteins:
- a CDS encoding aspartate/glutamate racemase family protein, with the translated sequence MAAIRRIGILAPPINVAMETELPSYVPPNVKLNHNRLTKPGTAIAKEAQLAMANSLDRAASDLAQANPEVIVYGCTSASFLEGLGNEAKLADRITMLTGIPAVTTSTAVIEALKAVRATRVFMLTPYPDLINKEEALFLQHYGFGVEAVDSFFCADGRQILTISSADVASKVLSSREVISRCDAVFVSCTNLLVMDQIDRLERELNLPVVTSNQASLWAALRRMKIDVTSTGVGRLFKERRPQEAPVFELSNA